CGCGCCGACTACAGGCCTTTCAATCTCACGGATTGTGTCTGCGTTTTGGTGTTTAGCCAAATTCTTCAAACGATTGTATTCAGAAGCATGAATGTGAAGTGTGAATTGGTGAGCCATGTTAACGAATTCGTCTTCCACTATACGATATCGGTCATCGTGGTCGAGGCCTGGTCTCATGAATCTGAGTCTGGTCAGTGTTTGGTATGAGTGTGAGTTTGGGAGTGAGATGGACCTTTCTTTAGGTGGCTCTGGCGGAGGCGAGGTTGAAGGACTGCGTGTGGTATCTGTATGATATTGTCGGTTTCTTTGCGGTTTTGATGAAAGTGTTGAGTCTGGAATACCTTCTGCCTCTATCACGCGCTCGCGACGCGGTTTCTTACGGAATGCTGAGGGTGTACCTGGATGGAGCGCTCGTGATGGTGTGGGTAGTGGACTCTCCGACTTCACTGAAGTTTTCCTTTCAGGGCCCGAAGGAGTCGAGGAAGTCTTCCATGGTAATTTTCTCCCCATGGCTGAGGTTCATTAttggtgaggttgagaatgTAGCTGGATAGTGGTGGGGGTTGCCACTTTAGGCAGCGCAGTGTTGAGCTAAACGAGAGCTACCTTGCACTTATACCCATCAAACTCAAATGAAGTAAGATGGCATACAACTCACAATCTCTCATGGAATTTTGAATTTAGTCGTGGTGAGCTACAGTAAGCTCGTAtgctgtttcttcttcttcttattggCATGTAAAATGGAAGAGGTGTAAGATCGTCGTTGCCTGTGAGAGAGACGCAAATGTTTTTCACTTTATATAGGCAAGTAGGTTGATCTAGGATCGCCAGAAAACAATGCTGGAGCAAGACTAGCTCAAACGTCTAAACACTTTTGTCTGTTTTCTCATAACACTTTGTTAAATCAGAGGCTGAGTGAATCCCATGTTAGACAAACATGCCAGCAAACCAATGCTCTTTGCCTCAGCATTACCCATGTGCATCCTTTCGTCAATTTGCTTGCTGTATCGAGCACTCCTCCACCGCATATAGAAAAGAGAGAATGGCGGATAGATAGTCCCTTGCAAAGCATTCTCAAGTGAGTCAGCATGAATGCCAGATCCTACCGCTCAATCTTCATTGTGCTTGACACACAATCTGATAATGTTTAGACCTGTGACTTATTGCTGACTATCTGAGTCATCCATAAAGAGCAAAAAATCACCGTATTTTGTTATCTGGCCTACTATGTTGGGAAGATGCGGTATGGCAGGACTTGTAAGTCGATCAGTCGCGATCTGTCTCTTGAGAATGAAAGGGGCCACCATATTATCGGAGTCTCTGCCGGATGGATAAAGCAATAAACATCCTATATCTATTTTGGGCCACATGGATCTTGTCCTAGTCCAAGGGAAGCCATTGAGTGGTGTGAGCATGAGTGTACTGTTGGCTGTGGTTATTAGATCAAGATTGTGACCGCCCACGGAAGCCCATATCATTCCAAGAGTGTACTATCAGGTCAGAAAAAGCCGCCAGTCTTAAGGCAGTTTCTCAAGTCTTGTATAATCTTAAGCCATTTATCGTTCCTGTTCAATACCCTGAAGGACACACTCTATTACGGCGGCACCAAGTGTATGCTATGCGGTGGCAGTTCTATCTAAACACTACCCAACGCGGCTAAATGACTATCTTGATGATTCCTCAGCTAGCTCCTCAGGACCTTGACTAGAAATCGGATTCCCAATTCTGCATGTCTAACCGAACGCTAGACTGGCTACCTAGGAACAAGGCCCAGATAACGAAACAGTCATGTGCCCTACGCCATTCCTCACACCGGACTATTTCCATCTTGACCATATCCATACGCGAGGTACATCCTCAATTGCGAGACCCAACTAACGTTTCTCTTACCCCATGATATGGATCCTATTCCCTTTCCCTCACTCCAGGGCTGGCAGGCTGGCACACACACCCTCCCCCGGTATCGGACAAATCCCGTCGATAGTCTCGAAATTCCCCAAGTTCCTCAATGTACCTTTTTCCTGACCCGCTGCAGTGGACACGCAATTGTGTAATAGCCCAAGGCACGATTCACAGTTTTTGACTCTACGATATAATTGCTTCAGTCAATTTCATGATACTCGGGGTTTGCCGGGGCTCTGTATGGATCCTATGTTGTAAAGTTGCCTGTCTCATGACATAAGGGAAACTGAACAAACAGCAAGTTATTGCAGACGGTCAGCTTTTCTACAAGGTATCTCACCGTTTCCCCAGTCAATGCTTCGCTTCGAGACTCCGTGTCCACCGTCAAAAACTTCCCTTCCGCCGGTTTCCCCCGTATCTTTTCTTTCATGACTGACCTTGGACTCGACTATCAAGGAATTGGTTACTACACGCCCCCCCTGGTCCCCGGACAAGCGAGCGGCTCCCATGCGGGGAAAGGATAAAAATTGCATCGCGACATGCGGGGGTGGACTCTCCATGAAAAAAAAGCCAGAcatcttcttttttcttcccCAGACGGGAGATAGTGGCAGGGGGGAAAGGGAGTGCGCGGCAATACTCTTCCCATACCCTCCCTTCACGGTGAATCGGCGTCTCGATACCGCGCGCCGCCGATAGATACCACTGAAAGCCCGGAGAACACATAGAGAAAGACAGCGCCTTCCACCCCGAGACGGCGAGGTTTCCCCGAATTCTATGTTATGGAGGTCGCCCAGACTCTTCTTGTCGAGTTGTTCTGTAGGATCCCCGTGCTTGCGTCCGTTTTTGGTTACTGCTACAGCAAGAATAGTAATTTTACCTAATGAAGCAGGAAGTTCCTGTCTTTCCAAGGTGAGAGGCGGGCCAATCACAGACTCGTATTGGATATCGCATATCGCCCTTCTCTAAGCGGCATCAAGGTGTTCATGCTATCTGCGGGTCAAGGTCTGGCGTACGCCAAGATAGCACCCTCGATCCATGATAACCAAAGAAAGTGCGCTACCTTGATCTCTATTTTACTGCACCATGATCACACTACATCATGTATAGAAAGATAGAACCAAGTAGTTGAGTATGCAAATGCATTAGCTTGCAGTCAAGGTATATTAAAAGCTGTCAACAGCATGCATAAACAAGGATCGTCCAGTGCTTTTTGCAGAGTCCCCTTCATGACAGGTGCGATAATAATGGTAAAGCTGTAATCCCAACGCCGAGTTTCTTCCAGGGTCTTGTATTCGACCACGTCCCATGAGTTTCATACACCATCTCTCAAACACTCAACTTCTACCTCAATCTATACAGATCTAAGCAGACTCTCTTACTACCTTGTCAACAGCCTTGGCAAAGTAGTCGACATTGTTGTCATTGAGGCCAGCCATGCTGATACGACCGTTCTTGGTCATGTAGATGTGGAATTCTTCTCGGAGCTTCATCACTTGTGACTCGCTAAGACCAGTGAAACTGAACATGCCGATCTGATCCGTGATGTGGTTCCAGGTGCCAGGGGTCTGGAgctcctcaagcttggctCGTAGAGTATCGCGCATGCTGATGATGCGGCCTGACATTGTGCGCAGGTTCTCTTCCCACTCGGCGAAGAGGTCACGATCGTTGAGAACAGTGCTGACGATGCGAGCACCATACAGGGGAGGGTTGGAAATCTCGGATCGCTGGAGAATAGCTAATTGGGAGCCGATACGGGTGATAGTGTTTGAGGCATCACCGGCGGGGGCGGTAACGGCGTGGAAGCAGCCGGCACGCTCGCCGTAGAGACCAAAGTTCTTGGCGAAACTCTGGGCAACAACAAGCTCGAAGCCCTGCTCGACAAAGTATCGAATAGCCCAGGCATCGCGGACGAGATCACCAGAGGCAAAGCCTTGGTAAGCAGTATCGAAGAAGGGGAAGTGGTTTCGCTCCTTCATGAGAGCAGCAATCTCAGTCCATTGCTCCTGGGTAGGATCAACGCCAGTGGGGTTGTGTGCGCAAGCATGAAGAACGAAGACAGATCCCTCAGGAGCGGACTTAAGAGTCTGCTTGAAACCCTCGAAATCAAGACCCTTGGTCTCCTTGTGGAAGTAAGGGTAGGTATCAATTGAGTGGCCGAcgttcttgaagatctggTGGTGGTTCGCCCAGGTGGGATTTGACAGGTAGACAGTGTGGTTGCCCTTGTAGAACCTGGCTAGGAAGAGAGCACCCA
This genomic stretch from Fusarium oxysporum f. sp. lycopersici 4287 chromosome 2, whole genome shotgun sequence harbors:
- a CDS encoding aspartate aminotransferase, translated to MKERNHFPFFDTAYQGFASGDLVRDAWAIRYFVEQGFELVVAQSFAKNFGLYGERAGCFHAVTAPAGDASNTITRIGSQLAILQRSEISNPPLYGARIVSTVLNDRDLFAEWEENLRTMSGRIISMRDTLRAKLEELQTPGTWNHITDQIGMFSFTGLSESQVMKLREEFHIYMTKNGRISMAGLNDNNVDYFAKAVDKVVRESA